The following proteins come from a genomic window of Trinickia caryophylli:
- a CDS encoding DUF4123 domain-containing protein, translating to MNAAPFQVERFAELTQWFESLGDGHDTPLNLYALVDGALSAGMLQLVTERDAAWQCLYPDTMLEAASPSIAPYLVELRLDDQGQAALARTLLRQSEHTDLVLWIASRVPLPHLTRYLHPFAEVELADGRKALLRYYDPLILNTLLDALTPEQHDKFVAPFRAVRYWRGTWQEVEGLDRALENLDAAADSVRLTVDQQQRLAMATLAETVYHEIKDELLPPMSDVDGRTCIAHARELLDRAFDRYRLRNVDDLMLFTLVGLNVNREFDAHPAISEKLDARERADKPLQEVFSSISVDVWEAVGTSASHS from the coding sequence ATGAACGCTGCTCCTTTCCAGGTCGAACGGTTCGCCGAGCTTACCCAATGGTTCGAATCGCTGGGTGACGGTCACGATACGCCGCTTAACCTGTACGCGCTCGTTGATGGTGCATTAAGTGCAGGCATGCTGCAGCTCGTGACCGAGCGCGACGCGGCGTGGCAATGCCTCTATCCTGACACGATGCTGGAAGCAGCCTCACCCAGCATCGCCCCTTATCTGGTCGAGCTCAGGCTGGACGATCAGGGCCAGGCAGCACTCGCACGAACGCTCCTGCGGCAGAGCGAGCATACAGACCTCGTGCTATGGATTGCGTCACGGGTGCCGTTGCCCCATTTGACCCGCTATCTCCATCCGTTTGCGGAAGTCGAATTGGCGGACGGACGGAAGGCACTTCTCCGCTACTACGATCCGTTGATTCTCAACACATTGCTGGACGCACTCACGCCTGAGCAGCACGACAAGTTTGTCGCGCCATTTCGTGCGGTGCGGTACTGGCGCGGAACGTGGCAAGAAGTCGAGGGCCTCGATCGCGCCCTCGAAAATCTCGATGCTGCGGCCGACAGTGTTCGGCTTACCGTCGACCAGCAGCAGCGACTGGCAATGGCGACGTTGGCCGAAACGGTCTATCACGAGATCAAGGATGAGTTGTTGCCACCAATGTCCGATGTCGACGGCCGTACCTGCATCGCACACGCTCGCGAGCTCCTTGATCGAGCGTTCGATCGTTATAGGCTGCGAAACGTGGACGATTTGATGTTGTTCACTCTGGTCGGCTTGAACGTCAATCGGGAGTTTGACGCCCATCCCGCGATCAGCGAAAAGCTAGACGCACGCGAGCGCGCGGACAAGCCCTTGCAAGAAGTTTTCTCATCGATCTCCGTCGACGTATGGGAAGCCGTGGGGACATCTGCATCGCATTCCTGA
- a CDS encoding type VI secretion system Vgr family protein translates to MSSILPTQAYELKLAPHPAPTSVLKFTGRDALSELYRYDIEFTGPVAGIAMDQVVGRPAKFIVAPIDPNMNYLRTMFGENAEQFSKMPAAYTVHGVITEFDEFSTSADQTHYRVRLEPALADLNRGVTSRLFQKQSVEEIITDTLRHYGYRAGVDFVFQLRHQYKRHEYTTQYRETTFAFIQRLCAQEGIWFRWEQKKDRSVVVFGDDLDAYARKQRTVLYRRDSGLESGGMDAIKTLEKRTRRVPEAVRLHDYNHRQAGVPLLVEENAARDDKTTSGIDYRWGEHYETPEEGKGVARRRHEAYLANQITFKGTGNPFWLEAGEVMRVDPNPADAKHGIFITSVESSGGRGDSFWLTFEGIPSDRVWRTPIAVIRRPTIDGILPARITSPGNYKYAYLTEQGWYVIKLPFDLDEWSPGGTSRPVRFAKPYSGDNYGHHFPMIDGAEVAIVFTDGHPDRPVIIGAMHDSLHPDLVNNLNHTRNIVRTAAQNELRMEDKEGIEHIHLTTPHQTSELNLGHMVDGDRKERGRGAELRSDGPVAVRGKGVLVSAEVQEGASGRQLDMTAAKAQLEDAFLLMENLTASAQAARAHLAELEQQKQFLEQRLNGLQRAVILASAPDGIALTSGQHLQLAASNNLAVSAGGAADIGVFKKLTVAAGEAISMFAQKCGMKFLAAKGKIEIQAQTDEMEISALRDLKISSVDGKLILAATKEVWIGAGGSYIKVTPNGIENGTPGDILEKCASWDKPSAASDRIQMPELPQGVCKDCRTHAAQSRSALTPRA, encoded by the coding sequence ATGTCGTCGATCCTGCCTACACAGGCTTATGAGTTGAAGCTGGCGCCGCATCCGGCGCCCACCTCGGTCCTGAAGTTCACGGGCAGGGATGCGCTGAGCGAGCTTTATCGATACGACATCGAGTTTACGGGCCCCGTGGCCGGCATCGCGATGGATCAGGTGGTGGGTCGTCCCGCGAAGTTCATCGTTGCCCCGATCGACCCGAACATGAACTATCTGCGCACGATGTTCGGAGAGAACGCGGAGCAGTTCAGCAAGATGCCGGCCGCCTATACGGTTCACGGCGTCATCACGGAGTTCGATGAGTTCTCGACGTCCGCCGATCAGACGCACTATCGGGTCCGCTTGGAGCCGGCGCTCGCCGACCTGAACCGGGGTGTGACGAGCCGGCTGTTCCAGAAGCAGTCGGTCGAAGAGATCATCACCGATACGCTGCGCCATTACGGCTACCGGGCCGGCGTGGACTTCGTGTTTCAGTTGCGCCACCAGTACAAGCGGCATGAGTACACCACGCAGTATCGCGAGACGACGTTCGCGTTTATCCAGCGCCTCTGCGCGCAAGAGGGCATCTGGTTCCGTTGGGAGCAGAAGAAGGATCGGTCGGTGGTGGTGTTCGGCGACGATCTCGACGCGTACGCGCGCAAGCAGCGCACGGTGCTGTACCGGCGCGACTCCGGGCTCGAGAGCGGCGGTATGGACGCGATCAAGACGCTCGAGAAGCGGACCCGGCGCGTGCCCGAGGCTGTGCGGTTGCACGACTATAACCACCGTCAGGCGGGTGTGCCGCTATTGGTAGAGGAAAACGCGGCGCGCGACGACAAGACGACGAGCGGCATCGACTACCGCTGGGGCGAGCACTACGAGACGCCGGAAGAGGGCAAAGGCGTCGCTCGTCGGCGTCACGAGGCGTATCTGGCGAACCAGATCACCTTCAAGGGTACCGGCAATCCGTTCTGGCTCGAGGCGGGCGAGGTCATGCGCGTCGATCCGAATCCGGCCGACGCCAAGCACGGGATCTTTATCACGTCCGTCGAATCGAGCGGCGGGCGTGGCGATTCATTCTGGCTGACCTTCGAGGGGATTCCATCGGATCGGGTCTGGCGCACGCCCATCGCTGTGATCAGGCGGCCGACCATTGACGGCATCCTGCCGGCGCGGATCACGTCGCCGGGTAACTACAAGTACGCGTACCTGACCGAGCAGGGCTGGTATGTGATCAAGCTGCCGTTCGATCTGGACGAATGGAGCCCGGGCGGTACGAGCCGGCCGGTGCGGTTCGCGAAGCCGTATAGCGGCGACAACTACGGGCATCACTTCCCGATGATCGACGGGGCGGAGGTGGCCATTGTCTTTACCGATGGTCATCCGGATCGGCCCGTGATTATCGGGGCGATGCACGACAGCCTGCATCCGGACCTCGTCAACAATCTGAATCACACCCGGAACATCGTTCGCACTGCGGCGCAGAACGAATTGCGGATGGAGGATAAGGAAGGGATTGAGCACATCCACCTGACCACGCCGCATCAGACCAGCGAGCTCAATCTGGGGCATATGGTCGATGGGGATCGCAAGGAGCGTGGGCGGGGGGCGGAGTTGCGTTCGGATGGGCCGGTTGCCGTCCGCGGTAAGGGCGTGTTGGTCTCCGCAGAAGTGCAAGAAGGGGCCAGCGGCAGGCAGCTCGACATGACTGCCGCGAAAGCTCAGCTTGAAGACGCATTTTTGCTGATGGAAAACCTGACTGCCAGTGCGCAAGCCGCTCGTGCCCACTTGGCCGAACTTGAACAGCAAAAGCAGTTTCTCGAGCAGCGGCTAAATGGATTGCAGCGCGCTGTCATTCTGGCGTCGGCGCCGGACGGTATCGCGCTAACGAGCGGCCAGCACCTTCAGTTGGCTGCGAGCAATAATCTTGCGGTCAGCGCCGGAGGGGCCGCCGATATCGGCGTGTTCAAAAAACTTACGGTCGCAGCAGGTGAAGCGATTTCAATGTTCGCGCAAAAATGCGGGATGAAGTTCCTTGCGGCAAAGGGAAAGATCGAAATTCAGGCGCAGACCGACGAAATGGAAATCAGTGCACTGAGGGACCTGAAGATCTCCAGTGTCGACGGCAAGCTCATTCTCGCGGCCACCAAGGAGGTCTGGATTGGAGCGGGTGGGTCGTATATCAAGGTGACGCCCAACGGCATCGAGAACGGCACGCCGGGCGATATTCTCGAAAAGTGCGCGTCGTGGGACAAGCCCTCCGCTGCGAGCGACAGGATTCAGATGCCGGAACTTCCGCAGGGCGTCTGCAAGGATTGCCGAACGCATGCGGCTCAGAGCCGCAGCGCCCTGACGCCACGTGCATAG
- a CDS encoding DoxX family protein — MINERTAPLAALLLRVSLGILFLAHVGLKIFVFTIPGFVGFFGSLGLPPIAAYLTLALETVGAIMLILGIYASWIALPLAAEMLGTIVMVHGANGWLFTNKGGGWEYPAFWALALVVLFLLGDGACALRPARRAA, encoded by the coding sequence ATGATCAACGAACGAACCGCCCCGCTTGCCGCGCTACTGTTGCGCGTGAGCCTCGGCATCCTGTTTCTCGCGCACGTCGGCCTCAAGATCTTCGTCTTCACGATTCCCGGCTTCGTGGGCTTCTTCGGCTCCCTGGGCCTGCCCCCGATCGCCGCCTACCTCACCCTTGCCCTCGAAACGGTCGGTGCCATCATGTTGATTCTCGGCATTTACGCGTCATGGATCGCGCTGCCGCTCGCCGCCGAAATGCTCGGAACCATCGTGATGGTTCATGGCGCGAATGGCTGGCTTTTCACCAATAAAGGCGGTGGATGGGAATATCCCGCGTTCTGGGCTCTCGCACTCGTCGTGTTGTTCCTGCTCGGCGACGGGGCCTGCGCATTGCGTCCGGCGCGCCGCGCGGCCTGA
- a CDS encoding DUF4148 domain-containing protein, with protein MKSLVQAAVIAAVFSVPALSFAQSANNAPITRAQVKAELVQFEQANPRANAGIDPYYPASTQATEARIAAQNNETSAYGGAAAGSSAAGSATRTAAPSRPANPVNDIYFGH; from the coding sequence ATGAAATCGCTCGTTCAAGCCGCAGTCATCGCCGCCGTCTTTTCGGTCCCCGCTCTTTCGTTCGCGCAATCGGCCAACAATGCGCCGATCACGCGCGCTCAAGTAAAGGCGGAACTGGTGCAATTCGAGCAGGCCAACCCGCGCGCCAACGCCGGTATCGATCCCTATTACCCGGCCAGCACGCAGGCCACGGAAGCACGCATCGCCGCGCAAAACAACGAAACGAGTGCATACGGCGGCGCGGCCGCGGGCTCGTCGGCGGCGGGCAGCGCCACCCGGACAGCCGCCCCGAGCCGGCCGGCGAACCCTGTCAACGACATCTATTTCGGCCACTGA
- a CDS encoding VTT domain-containing protein yields the protein MLHDLVARYGPALVFANALAASLGLPVPAMPTLVVFGALAALGSASAGAQLGEVLILAVAGTLIGDSIWFLAGRLYGGGTLKAICRLSLSRDSCVKKTERFFGRWGVRVLTVAKLVPGLSLVSVPMAGAMGTPYRAFLKHDSVGAALWAGIGLLLGVLFSRQIDFLLAMAGQLGRASALVVAMLVALYTGWRWMRRRALIRELSLERIDVEALRALIEGDDAPIVFDIRSAETRKLDPFSIPGARLVDDRDIESVISAYRPDQALVVYCACPNEISAAAMAKRLRDAGFADAKPLRGGLDAWRDAGLAVVPLVQEEVPAMRLEALSGPDPKAV from the coding sequence ATGCTTCACGATCTCGTCGCACGCTATGGCCCCGCACTCGTCTTTGCGAATGCGCTCGCGGCCTCGCTCGGCCTACCCGTGCCGGCAATGCCGACGCTCGTCGTATTCGGCGCACTGGCTGCGCTCGGCTCCGCGTCCGCCGGCGCACAGCTCGGAGAGGTCCTGATCCTTGCCGTGGCCGGCACACTGATCGGCGACAGTATCTGGTTTCTCGCCGGACGTCTCTATGGCGGCGGCACGCTGAAAGCCATCTGCCGGCTGTCGCTGTCACGCGATTCGTGCGTAAAGAAAACGGAGCGGTTCTTCGGACGCTGGGGCGTACGCGTGCTCACCGTCGCCAAACTCGTGCCGGGCCTCTCGCTCGTGTCCGTACCGATGGCCGGTGCCATGGGCACGCCCTACCGTGCGTTTCTGAAACACGATAGCGTCGGCGCCGCATTGTGGGCCGGCATCGGCCTCTTGCTCGGCGTTCTGTTCTCGCGGCAGATCGACTTTCTGCTCGCGATGGCGGGCCAGCTCGGCCGGGCGAGCGCACTCGTCGTTGCCATGCTCGTTGCGCTTTACACGGGCTGGCGATGGATGCGCCGCCGTGCGCTCATTCGCGAGTTGTCCCTCGAACGCATCGACGTGGAAGCGCTTCGCGCGTTGATCGAAGGCGACGATGCACCCATCGTGTTCGACATTCGCTCGGCCGAAACGCGCAAGCTCGACCCATTTTCGATTCCCGGCGCGCGGCTCGTCGACGATCGCGACATCGAAAGCGTCATCTCCGCCTACCGGCCCGATCAGGCACTCGTCGTCTATTGCGCGTGTCCCAACGAAATCTCGGCCGCGGCCATGGCCAAACGCCTGCGCGACGCGGGCTTCGCCGATGCAAAGCCGCTGCGCGGCGGCCTCGATGCATGGCGCGATGCCGGCCTCGCCGTCGTGCCGCTCGTGCAAGAGGAAGTGCCGGCCATGCGGCTCGAAGCCCTTTCGGGCCCCGATCCGAAAGCCGTCTGA
- a CDS encoding aldo/keto reductase yields MRYAKLGSTGLFVSELCLGTMTFGGQTGALWGQIGQLQQGDVEKLIGRAIDAGINFIDTANVYSDGVSETMTGTALKNLDVPRENVVVATKVFGETGTKSANSRGLSRYHVMEAVKASLRRLQLDHIDLYQVHGFDPATPIEETIRALDTLVQQGLVRYVGVSNWAAWQIMKALGMSERLGLARFESLQAYYTIAGRDLEREIVPMLRSEGVGLMVWSPLAGGLLSGKYGRDLEAEAGSRRTTFDFPPVDLERGYDCIDAMRRIADARGVSVAQVALAWLLHQKAVTTVIVGAKRIEQLDDNIAATSLRLTGEELATLDKVSALPPEYPGWMFARQGEVRRKQLSDSERA; encoded by the coding sequence ATGCGGTATGCAAAGTTGGGTTCGACAGGTCTTTTCGTTTCAGAGCTTTGCCTTGGCACGATGACGTTCGGTGGACAGACCGGCGCCCTCTGGGGGCAAATCGGTCAGTTGCAGCAAGGCGACGTCGAGAAACTGATCGGCAGGGCTATCGACGCGGGCATTAACTTCATCGATACGGCCAACGTCTATTCGGACGGCGTATCCGAAACGATGACCGGCACGGCACTGAAAAACCTCGACGTGCCGCGCGAAAATGTCGTCGTCGCCACGAAAGTATTCGGTGAGACGGGCACGAAGAGCGCCAATTCTCGGGGCTTGTCGCGCTACCACGTCATGGAGGCAGTGAAAGCCAGCCTGCGACGCTTGCAGCTCGATCATATCGACTTATATCAGGTGCACGGCTTCGACCCTGCCACGCCGATAGAAGAGACGATCCGTGCGCTCGATACGCTCGTTCAGCAAGGGCTTGTGCGCTACGTTGGCGTATCGAACTGGGCCGCGTGGCAGATCATGAAGGCACTCGGCATGTCAGAGCGCCTTGGCCTCGCGCGCTTCGAATCGCTGCAAGCCTATTACACGATCGCGGGCCGCGATCTCGAGCGCGAGATCGTGCCGATGTTGCGCAGCGAAGGTGTGGGGCTGATGGTCTGGAGCCCGCTCGCCGGCGGATTGCTGAGCGGCAAATACGGACGCGACCTCGAGGCCGAGGCGGGCAGCCGGCGCACGACCTTCGATTTTCCGCCGGTCGATCTCGAGCGCGGCTATGACTGCATCGATGCGATGCGCCGGATCGCCGACGCGAGAGGCGTCTCGGTGGCGCAGGTTGCACTGGCGTGGCTGCTGCATCAGAAGGCCGTGACCACCGTCATCGTTGGTGCGAAGCGCATCGAGCAGCTCGACGACAACATCGCCGCCACGTCGCTGCGCTTGACCGGCGAAGAACTCGCCACGCTCGACAAAGTGAGCGCGCTGCCGCCCGAGTATCCGGGCTGGATGTTCGCGCGCCAGGGCGAGGTGCGCCGCAAGCAGTTGAGCGATAGCGAACGCGCCTGA
- a CDS encoding YncE family protein encodes MKARSLAAAVSAVACLAGAQSVFAGQVPGSASSPDIPVTHHDRVYSAEQFSNTVSVIDPADNRLLGSIRLGDPTPANFSPLYRGQLLVHGMGFSPDHRTLAVVSIGSNSVAFIDTQTNEVKHITYVGRSPHEAFFTPDGSEVWVTVRGENYVAVLDGKTFEEKTRIVVPAGPGMQIFSPDGKYGYVCSSFNPETDIVSVADHKIVGKVTQASPFCPNIAASPDGKQVWFTLKDTGKTQVFDARPPFSLLKTLDTGPITNHVNIVHNANGTFAYVTVGGLNQVKVFRTDDFSQVATIPVGNLPHGLWPSGDGSRIYVGLENADAMAVIDTVANKVVATVPIGQAPQAVVYVPDAVPDGDGARNLQPLGVAGNVTHLALVRAGAKGADAATPQTTVALFDQGLLQVLQAAVTGLEPKAAYVLALSAHPDGSGAVTPLADFMTNPAGAAIVNAVGQIRQVVASSAPAHDDERRYLVIVPQGLGKPAVQVQAREPAKAL; translated from the coding sequence ATGAAAGCTCGTTCGCTCGCCGCCGCGGTATCTGCGGTCGCATGCCTGGCCGGCGCCCAGTCAGTTTTCGCGGGGCAGGTGCCCGGCTCCGCATCGAGCCCCGATATTCCGGTGACGCACCACGATCGCGTCTATTCGGCGGAGCAATTTTCCAACACGGTCTCGGTCATCGATCCTGCCGACAACCGTCTTCTTGGCTCGATCCGGCTCGGCGATCCGACGCCAGCCAATTTTAGTCCGCTTTATCGCGGCCAATTGCTCGTGCACGGCATGGGGTTCTCTCCCGACCATCGTACGCTCGCGGTCGTCTCGATCGGATCGAATTCGGTTGCGTTCATCGATACGCAAACGAACGAGGTGAAGCACATCACGTATGTGGGCCGATCGCCGCACGAGGCATTCTTCACGCCCGACGGCAGCGAGGTCTGGGTGACGGTGCGCGGCGAGAATTACGTCGCGGTGCTGGACGGCAAGACGTTCGAGGAGAAGACGCGCATTGTCGTGCCGGCCGGGCCCGGCATGCAGATATTCTCGCCGGATGGCAAATACGGCTACGTCTGCTCGTCGTTCAATCCCGAGACGGATATCGTCTCCGTCGCCGATCACAAGATCGTCGGCAAGGTGACGCAGGCGAGCCCCTTCTGTCCTAACATCGCCGCGTCGCCCGACGGCAAGCAGGTCTGGTTCACGTTGAAAGACACGGGCAAGACACAGGTGTTCGATGCAAGGCCGCCGTTTTCGTTGTTGAAGACGCTCGATACGGGGCCGATCACGAACCACGTCAATATCGTGCATAACGCGAACGGCACGTTCGCCTACGTGACCGTGGGCGGCCTCAATCAGGTCAAGGTGTTCCGCACCGACGATTTCTCGCAGGTCGCGACGATTCCTGTCGGCAATCTGCCGCATGGCCTCTGGCCGTCGGGCGACGGCAGCCGCATTTACGTCGGCTTGGAAAACGCCGACGCGATGGCAGTCATCGACACGGTAGCGAACAAGGTCGTTGCCACCGTGCCGATCGGACAGGCGCCGCAGGCGGTCGTCTATGTGCCCGACGCGGTACCCGATGGGGACGGCGCGCGCAATCTGCAGCCCCTCGGCGTGGCCGGCAACGTCACGCATCTGGCGCTCGTGCGCGCGGGCGCGAAAGGTGCCGATGCGGCCACGCCGCAGACGACGGTCGCGCTTTTCGATCAGGGGCTGCTGCAGGTGCTTCAGGCGGCTGTGACCGGGCTCGAGCCGAAAGCCGCTTATGTGCTCGCACTCAGTGCTCACCCCGACGGCAGCGGTGCCGTCACGCCGCTCGCCGATTTCATGACGAATCCGGCCGGGGCGGCCATCGTCAACGCGGTTGGCCAGATCCGGCAGGTGGTGGCGTCGAGCGCGCCCGCCCATGACGACGAGCGGCGCTACCTCGTAATCGTGCCGCAAGGCTTGGGCAAGCCGGCGGTACAGGTTCAGGCACGGGAGCCGGCGAAGGCGCTTTGA
- a CDS encoding DUF305 domain-containing protein produces the protein MNDSMRRVRRLGLLCLAVSAVCIGAARAAGPGAADEAAFLAENDRAMTRMMDGMSIKPGGDVDRDFVAMMVAHHQGAIDMAQSELRHGRNEQLRRIAQEIIVEQQQEIVAMRLALGEPLPAPAPAPDQPQPGSSAQDGGHEAHVAQATQGSHAMHGVAAMPHHHTSSTSTNSTMKESE, from the coding sequence ATGAACGATTCGATGCGCCGGGTGCGGCGCCTGGGCCTGCTTTGTTTGGCCGTTTCGGCCGTCTGCATCGGCGCCGCCCGCGCGGCGGGGCCGGGAGCGGCCGACGAGGCGGCGTTTCTCGCGGAAAACGACCGTGCGATGACACGCATGATGGATGGCATGTCCATCAAGCCGGGCGGCGACGTCGACCGCGATTTCGTGGCGATGATGGTCGCGCATCATCAGGGGGCCATCGATATGGCTCAGTCCGAATTGCGTCATGGCCGCAACGAACAGTTGCGCCGCATCGCGCAGGAAATCATCGTCGAGCAGCAGCAGGAGATCGTCGCCATGCGCCTCGCGCTCGGCGAGCCGCTGCCTGCGCCGGCGCCCGCGCCGGATCAGCCGCAACCGGGCAGCTCCGCCCAGGACGGCGGCCACGAGGCTCATGTCGCTCAAGCGACTCAAGGATCGCATGCAATGCATGGCGTCGCCGCCATGCCTCATCACCACACATCCTCCACATCAACGAACTCAACCATGAAGGAGTCCGAATGA
- a CDS encoding RNA polymerase sigma factor: MQTRDELMEHIPRLRRYARALVHNQELADDLVQDTLERALGRIDLFAAGSDLRAWLFTIMHNVFANQLRKASSRAQHVSVDDDAIAESEFAVPANQTRSLEVRDLDYALQRLPADQREVVLLVGLEEMSYADVALALGVPIGTVMSRLSRARERLRMLMAGGQPAQRLRMVR, translated from the coding sequence ATGCAAACCCGCGATGAGTTGATGGAGCACATACCGCGTCTGCGCCGCTATGCGCGGGCGCTCGTGCACAACCAGGAGCTCGCCGACGACCTGGTTCAGGACACGCTCGAGCGCGCCCTTGGCCGCATCGATCTCTTTGCCGCCGGCAGCGATCTGCGCGCGTGGCTCTTTACGATCATGCACAACGTCTTCGCCAATCAGCTGCGAAAAGCGTCTTCGCGCGCCCAGCACGTCTCCGTCGACGACGACGCCATTGCCGAAAGCGAGTTCGCCGTACCGGCGAACCAGACCCGCTCGCTCGAAGTGCGCGACCTCGATTACGCGCTTCAGCGCCTGCCGGCTGACCAGCGCGAGGTCGTGCTGCTCGTCGGGCTCGAGGAGATGAGTTATGCCGACGTCGCGCTCGCACTGGGCGTGCCGATCGGCACGGTGATGTCGCGGCTCTCGCGGGCGCGCGAACGGTTGAGGATGTTGATGGCGGGCGGCCAGCCGGCCCAAAGACTGAGGATGGTGCGATGA
- a CDS encoding anti-sigma factor family protein, whose translation MKDQRDSIGDEQIHAYVDGTLGETERAEVEQAIARDPALAQKVNDYFSLNAMLHERYDRVLTEPVPKRLRRGPARHPRAAANWPRFAGLAAELVIGVGIGMGLGLHLGKTSAPTVATADPVASPAASQASPLVTASVANSADAFAQRAAIAHVVYMPAVDRPSSVSLSHEQDFVQWLSAKLGTDIHPPALARSGFELMGGRLLHDGSGTTAMFMYRDAEGQRVTLCVSRRKQGVGTTAFKLYRDGPVNVFYWVDGDFGYAISSGIGRDALLDLAHDVYEQVAAPAKG comes from the coding sequence ATGAAAGACCAACGGGATTCGATCGGGGACGAGCAAATCCATGCCTATGTGGACGGCACGCTCGGCGAAACCGAGCGCGCCGAAGTGGAGCAGGCCATCGCGCGCGACCCCGCGCTCGCACAGAAGGTCAACGATTATTTCTCGTTGAATGCCATGCTTCACGAGCGCTATGACCGCGTGCTCACCGAGCCCGTTCCCAAGCGTTTGCGCCGCGGCCCCGCCCGGCACCCGCGCGCGGCGGCCAACTGGCCGCGCTTCGCGGGGCTGGCGGCCGAGCTCGTGATCGGTGTCGGCATCGGCATGGGGCTGGGCCTGCATCTCGGGAAAACGAGCGCGCCGACGGTTGCAACGGCCGATCCGGTGGCAAGCCCGGCAGCGAGCCAGGCATCGCCTCTGGTCACGGCCAGTGTCGCCAACAGCGCCGACGCCTTCGCACAGCGCGCTGCGATTGCGCACGTGGTCTACATGCCGGCTGTCGACCGGCCTTCGTCTGTGAGCCTGAGCCACGAGCAGGATTTCGTGCAGTGGCTCTCGGCTAAACTCGGCACGGACATCCATCCGCCGGCGCTTGCCCGCAGCGGCTTCGAACTGATGGGTGGGCGGCTGCTGCATGACGGCAGCGGCACCACGGCCATGTTCATGTATCGGGATGCCGAAGGTCAGCGCGTTACGCTGTGCGTTTCGCGCAGGAAGCAGGGCGTGGGAACGACGGCGTTCAAGCTTTACCGCGACGGGCCAGTGAACGTCTTTTATTGGGTGGACGGCGACTTCGGCTACGCGATCTCGAGCGGCATCGGCCGCGACGCACTGCTCGATCTCGCGCACGACGTGTACGAGCAGGTTGCCGCCCCTGCCAAGGGCTGA